In the genome of Triticum urartu cultivar G1812 chromosome 5, Tu2.1, whole genome shotgun sequence, one region contains:
- the LOC125506063 gene encoding flowering-promoting factor 1-like protein 5 encodes MAAGGVWVFRKDGVMELERQESSSASGRSGKALVYVPANETMRSLEALERRLGSLGWERYYENRDLVQLHRRDGGVDLIALPRDFARFRSTHMYDVVVKNRHHFKVVDIV; translated from the coding sequence ATGGCGGCTGGAGGTGTGTGGGTGTTCCGGAAGGACGGGGTGATGGAGCTGGAGCGGCAGGAGAGCTCGTCGGCGTCGGGCCGGAGCGGCAAGGCGCTGGTGTACGTGCCGGCGAACGAGACGATGCGATCGCTGGAGGCGCTGGAGCGGCGGCTGGGGTCGCTGGGCTGGGAGCGCTACTACGAGAACCGAGACCTCGTGCAGCTCCACCGGCGCGACGGCGGCGTCGACCTCATCGCCCTCCCGCGAGACTTTGCGAGGTTCCGCTCCACCCATATGTACGACGTCGTCGTCAAGAACAGGCACCACTTCAAGGTCGTCGACATCGTCTGA